The following are encoded in a window of Arvicanthis niloticus isolate mArvNil1 chromosome 1, mArvNil1.pat.X, whole genome shotgun sequence genomic DNA:
- the Klk15 gene encoding kallikrein-15, producing the protein MWLLLAFVLLVSAAQDGDKELEGEECVPHSQPWQVALFERGRFNCGAFLISPHWVLTAAHCQTRFMRVRLGEHNLRKFDGPEQLRSVSRIIPHPGYEARTHRHDIMLLRLSQPARLTPQVRPVALPTRCPLIGEDCVVSGWGLLSDNKPGATGNHKSQVRLPDTLHCANISIISEASCNKDYPGRVLPTMVCAGVEGGGTDSCEGDSGGPLVCRGALQGIVSWGDVPCDTTTKPGVYTKVCSYLEWIRENMRRN; encoded by the exons ATGTGGCTTCTTCTTGCTTTCGTCTTGCTGGTGTCTGCAG CGCAGGATGGTGACAAGGAGCTAGAAGGCGAGGAGTGTGTGCCTCATTCGCAGCCTTGGCAAGTGGCCCTCTTCGAACGCGGCCGTTTCAATTGCGGTGCTTTCCTCATCTCCCCGCACTGGGTGCTGACTGCTGCCCACTGTCAAACCCG CTTCATGAGAGTGCGTCTGGGCGAACACAACCTTCGCAAGTTCGACGGCCCAGAGCAACTGCGCTCAGTCTCTCGCATCATCCCACATCCGGGCTACGAGGCTCGCACCCACCGCCATGACATCATGCTGTTGCGACTTTCCCAGCCTGCCCGGCTGACACCCCAGGTGCGTCCTGTGGCGCTGCCCACACGTTGCCCCCTTATCGGTGAGGACTGCGTGGTGTCAGGCTGGGGGCTGTTATCCGACAACAAGCCTGGGGCCACAGGGAATCACAAGTCACAAG TGAGACTCCCCGATACGTTGCATTGTGCCAACATCAGCATTATCTCTGAGGCATCTTGCAACAAGGACTACCCGGGTCGCGTGTTGCCCACCATGGTGTGTGCCGGTGTCGAGGGCGGTGGCACGGACTCCTGTGAG GGTGACTCTGGAGGACCCTTGGTCTGCAGGGGTGCCCTGCAGGGCATTGTATCCTGGGGTGATGTTCCCTGTGACACTACCACCAAGCCTGGAGTCTACACAAAGGTCTGCAGTTATTTGGAGTGGATCCGGGAAAATATGAGAAGGAACTGA